AGGATGGTTACCCGACAGGCCTTTTGGAATATACCGAAAACTACATTGGCGTCGAAGGGGAAGCCTATTATTTGGATGATCGTGGACGTTACCTCGCTTCGGATTGTAAGGCTTGGGGTGAACCGGACATTGAAATGGATTCGATGTATTATGACAAGCATCCTGAAGTCCTTGAAAATTCGATCGCCGTTTTGAAGGATATCTTGAAAAAGGCGGAAGAAAATAAGGTCTTTGTGGTCGGTGTGATTTTCCCGCAGAATCCCAAGTACAAAAAGACTGGTGCGTTTGGCCGTTATGGTGTTCGTAGAAGTCACGCAAAAAAGATTATCCAGGATTTGATAGACCTTGAAAAAGATTATCCTCATTTTAAGGTGTTTGACCAGAACAAGATGGGCGACCACGATTACGATGATGACAAGGCGAACGATTCCGACCATCTTTGCATGAAGGGTGCGGCAAAACTTTCGACTCGCGTTTATGAGTTTATTAAGACTTTGAAGGAAAAAGATGAATAGGATCCTTTTATTGCTGCTGGGCGTTTGTCTATTCGCCTGCTCCAATTCCGAAAGCGTGTATTCGCAGCATGATTCGGATCCTGTTCTTGCTGTTGATTCTTTAGACGGAATGCTTTCTGTTCGATTGGAACAGAAGAAGTTGCATCTCGGTACAGACGAAACGGCGGCTAAGGCGAATGAACGCCCGCAAATGAAGGTCTTACTGAATTACGATTTTTCAATTGGCAAGCATGAGGTGACTTGCCGTGAATTTAACGACTTAATGAAGTTGGCGGGCACTTCGCTGGATTGTGAAAGTGGAGATTTGCCGGCCACGAATTTGACTTACTACGATGCAGTCTTGTTTGCCAATGCCCGTAGCAAGGCCGAAGGCTTTGATACGGCTTACTCCTATACGGCTGCAGTTTTCGATGCCGAAAAGCACTGCTCCAATTTGGAGGGCTTTGCATTCCACCCTGAAAAAGAAGGCTACCGTTTGCCGACGGAAGCGGAATGGACTTATGTGGCGAATTTGAATTGGAGACCCGATTCTGCTTGGACTGCGGATAATTCTGGCTTTAAGCTGCATGAAGTTTGTCACTTTGCCTCTGCCGATGTGGATGTTTGCGACATGGCGGGTAACGCCATGGAGTGGGTAAATGACTGGCTTGGAGCATTCCGCGATACGACCGTGTCGAATTACGTGGGCGCTCCTGATGGCGGTTCGCTCGGCCAGCGCGTCGTGAAGGGTGGTAGCTACCGGAACGAGGCGCATTCCATTGCGCTTTATGCACGCGGAGACGTGTACACGGTGACTTCTTCGACGAAGGCCGACTATGTAGGCTTTCGTCTGGCCTTCGGTGCGATTCCCGATGCGACATGGATGAATTCCAATGGCGATGCTATGACAAGTCGAATTGTTCCCTTGGCGAATTCCTCTAGCATTCGCTCTCAAACAGGAACGTTCCGCTCGAAGTTGGTTTTCCGCAACGATTTAACAGGGAATCTGGCTTTTATCGATTATTCCAATAGCATTCTGTCGGTTGTTGAAATCGCCGATACGATTGATGCCTACCATCCTGAAATTTCTCCCGATGGCAAGAAAGTCGCTTTTTGCACCGGCCTCGAAGGTGTTTCTGGCAAGTCGTCGCTTTATGTCCGCGACTTGAATGGGGAAGGTTCGAATCTCGTCAAACTAGAGGTAGAATCTGCTGCGATTCCTCGTTGGCGCGTTCTTGAAAACGGCGACACGGTGATTGTTTATGTGACGAATGCCGGCAATAACAAGAACGAATCTTCTTTTAAGGAAACTTCGACTTGGCAGGTGAAATTTGCTAAAGGCAAGTTCGGTAAGCCTGAAAAATTATTTGATGGCGCGTATCATGGCGGCATCAGTGAAGACGGCTCCTTGGCGGTGACCGGGGCAAGGCTACTGCGTGCTCGAGTTTCAAGTCATGATACGGTGTGGTATAACGAAGAGCAGGCTTGCAATGCGTCCTTGGCGAAGGATAGTAGCAAGCGCACCTTGTTCCTTGATTTTGGCGGTAAGACCGGTCGTGACTACGTGGGTGAAGATTATAGTACCCATCAGAGGCTTTTAATTGCCGATAGCACAGGAAAGTTGATTGGCTCGGTAGAGGCTCCGGCGGGCTATACTTTTGACCATAGCGAATGGACTCTTGGTGGAAATGATCTTGCGGTAGCCACGTTGACCAATAGTGCTGGCGCTCATACTAAAATCGTGCTGGTGAATTTGGCTAATGGGGAAGTGATGGATTTGGCCGAGGGTGACGAACTTTGGCATCCGAACTTTTGGTCTTTGCAAAATAGCGTGCTGAAAAACGTAACGCTGGATGTGGATAGCGCCGGCGTATACCTGGACGAAGACTTTGATGTGGGTGCCACCATATTGCGCTACAAGATTGAATTGGTGTGGACCTACCGAGATTGGGCGAATGTGGTGGTGCTTGGTTCTTCGCGCCCCCAGTCAGGAATTATTCCTGCAAAGATGCGTGATGAGTTCAAGACTATAAATGTGACGAATGTGCCGAATATGGTCGCTTCTACGGAATTCATTGCGAAGAATTATGTATTCCCGCATGTGAAAAATTTGAAGTACCTTATTGTCTCCTTGGATATTGATTTGTGGCACAAGGATGAACATAGTGAATACAATTTCTTCTACCAGGATTACAAGAAGTATCCGGGATATGTCTACGACGAAAATCATGATTTCTGGAAGAACGGTTACCCCGAAGGTTTGGCGGAACTGACCCAGAATACGTTAGGGCAGGAATACAACGAAAACTTGTTGCGCTCGACGTTGGGTTATGTGCCCGGTGCCCCGGCCAATTGGGAAGAAAAACCTGCAGTGGAATTTGATAGCACCTGGATGGATTATTGGCCCGATCATTTCGAAGCGTCTCTTGAACATTTGCAGAATGTTTTGAAAATGGCCGAGAATTACAATGTGAAGGTGATCGGCATTGTTTTCCCCCAGAGTCCGAATTTCAAGAAAACGGGCGCTTTTGGCCGTTATGGCGTTCGCAGAAGCGAGGCTCCGGCCTTGCTGAAACGAATCCAGAATCTAGAATCTGTCTACCCGAACTTTATTTTCTGGGATGAAAATAAAATGGGCGACCACGATTACGATGATTCAATGGCCAATAATAAGGACCATTTGA
This genomic window from Fibrobacter sp. UWT2 contains:
- a CDS encoding TIGR02171 family protein, producing the protein MNRILLLLLGVCLFACSNSESVYSQHDSDPVLAVDSLDGMLSVRLEQKKLHLGTDETAAKANERPQMKVLLNYDFSIGKHEVTCREFNDLMKLAGTSLDCESGDLPATNLTYYDAVLFANARSKAEGFDTAYSYTAAVFDAEKHCSNLEGFAFHPEKEGYRLPTEAEWTYVANLNWRPDSAWTADNSGFKLHEVCHFASADVDVCDMAGNAMEWVNDWLGAFRDTTVSNYVGAPDGGSLGQRVVKGGSYRNEAHSIALYARGDVYTVTSSTKADYVGFRLAFGAIPDATWMNSNGDAMTSRIVPLANSSSIRSQTGTFRSKLVFRNDLTGNLAFIDYSNSILSVVEIADTIDAYHPEISPDGKKVAFCTGLEGVSGKSSLYVRDLNGEGSNLVKLEVESAAIPRWRVLENGDTVIVYVTNAGNNKNESSFKETSTWQVKFAKGKFGKPEKLFDGAYHGGISEDGSLAVTGARLLRARVSSHDTVWYNEEQACNASLAKDSSKRTLFLDFGGKTGRDYVGEDYSTHQRLLIADSTGKLIGSVEAPAGYTFDHSEWTLGGNDLAVATLTNSAGAHTKIVLVNLANGEVMDLAEGDELWHPNFWSLQNSVLKNVTLDVDSAGVYLDEDFDVGATILRYKIELVWTYRDWANVVVLGSSRPQSGIIPAKMRDEFKTINVTNVPNMVASTEFIAKNYVFPHVKNLKYLIVSLDIDLWHKDEHSEYNFFYQDYKKYPGYVYDENHDFWKNGYPEGLAELTQNTLGQEYNENLLRSTLGYVPGAPANWEEKPAVEFDSTWMDYWPDHFEASLEHLQNVLKMAENYNVKVIGIVFPQSPNFKKTGAFGRYGVRRSEAPALLKRIQNLESVYPNFIFWDENKMGDHDYDDSMANNKDHLSDLGAQQLTERLNLLLEGLE